A section of the Rhipicephalus sanguineus isolate Rsan-2018 chromosome 11, BIME_Rsan_1.4, whole genome shotgun sequence genome encodes:
- the LOC119374160 gene encoding translin-associated protein X isoform X2 codes for MTGEGKIHDKGHHSRGYDRGHNRGGHDRGSNWSSRNRQRKSDEKRNSDVDESLPVVQMFRAFQVELDDRYDRYERLVKLGRDVTIESKRIIFLLHRIMKDNQKDKVLAEADQKLCELSMFALREIAMELRGQSYYLYLRAFSPGIQEYIEALTFFHYIKDGHLVTLDEIHKNLVYIEQAEEAESEMADESASETPPGKFSLEITPLDYMLGIADLTGELMRKCINAVGQGDLEEPFVLCRFLRDMYTGFLSFGNTGGREINRKVWTLFQSVRKVENACYTIKVRGSEVPNHVLADMFCAPFPEKESPDCG; via the exons ATGACGGGTGAAGGCAAAATTCACGACAAGGGTCACCACAGTCGAG GTTACGACAGGGGACATAACAGAGGGGGCCACGACAGGGGGAGTAATTGGTCCTCGCGCAACAGGCAGCGCAAGTCCGACGAAAAACGGAACTCGGACGTCGACGAGTCCCTGCCCGTGGTCCAGATGTTCAGGGCGTTCCAGGTGGAACTGGACGACCGCTACGACCGTTACGAGCGCCTCGTCAAGCTGGGCCGCGACGTGACCATCGAGAGCAAGCGCATCATCTTCCTGCTTCATCGCATAATGAA GGATAACCAGAAGGACAAGGTGCTCGCCGAAGCGGACCAGAAGCTCTGCGAGCTCAGCATGTTCGCACTGCGAGAGATTGCGATGGAACTGAGGGGGCAGAGCTATTACCTGTACCTCAGGGCGTTTTCACCAG GTATTCAAGAGTACATCGAAGCGCTGACCTTCTTCCACTACATCAAGGATGGCCACCTGGTCACCCTGGACGAGATCCACAAGAACCTGGTGTACATAGAACAGGCAGAG GAAGCCGAAAGCGAGATGGCCGACGAGTCCGCGTCCGAGACGCCGCCCGGCAAGTTCTCCCTGGAGATCACTCCGCTGGACTACATGCTGGGCATCGCTGACCTGACAGGCGAGCTGATGCGCAAGTGCATCAACGCGGTCGGCCAGGGAGACCTGGAGGAACCGTTCGTGCTGTGCCGTTTCCTGCGGGACATGTACACGGGTTTCCTCAGCTTCGGCAACACCGGCGGTCGAGAGATCAACCGCAAGGTTTGGACGCTCTTCCAGAGCGTCCGCAAGGTCGAAAACGCCTGCTACACCATCAAGGTCCGCGGGTCGGAGGTTCCGAACCACGTGCTGGCCGACATGTTCTGCGCTCCGTTTCCCGAGAAGGAATCTCCGGACTGCGGTTGA
- the LOC119374158 gene encoding WD repeat-containing protein 43 produces the protein MASLVESVAVSDSGEYLAHSSSDGRLKLWDTSTGRLKQEYTPSAHLSAKCTCLSWGPTRQQAFAAHKKRKRQKTSDDAGDALSEASLLAMGTAEGTVLLYSLTRGDLHSELTGGHTAAVNGISWHASSDSLFSVSDDQHIVHWSVSSCKVKSKWKADRHCVYAVAAVDANTVLTASSSIKWWNVDTKSIVMKFTGHVTEVRQILPVSVPSKSGEVRTYFLTCAANDRQVSAWHLEKGAGSSSLANFVLSEEAVHISVSHSSENKTAHLSAVTKSGALHIFELQLNGRCKTPMQPKYTVQVATETQNGRAPKPQPVAILAAAFCPTGDRLLLCYNTFLLPSFEHLNIAKDLREQTWLVRQVKPAVSSAVEDGVSQVKQPVKPSREVTSLAPGHLAPSAGKRKTQADSMGQLPMEERLLAVTQASGKEPPRADNLSQLLLQGLQSEDPRLLNSVLQRTDETLLRNTVRRLPLSSVLSLLKELQQRMHSRGSGVYPYMKWTKTVVSTHTSYLMTCKEANTLLNPLLELLEARTEMFEKVCRLRGKVDLIMAQVATRHEDMDLPTEPLCVVNDDSSDDDIDQDAEHSDDEGEEGDMWELSDGDERSRSEADENSGMEDGEADSMQESSQDEDEDDGSDIA, from the exons ATGGCGTCTCTCGTGGAATCAGTTGCGGTGTCGGACAGCGGCGAGTATTTGGCGCATTCCAGCTCCGATGGCCGGCTAAAGTTATGGGACACGTCAACGGGTCGACTCAAGCAAGAGTACACGCCGAGCGCGCACCTCTCCGCAAAGTGCACGTGCCTTTCCTGGGGACCTACGCGGCAGCAGGCCTTC GCTGCGCACAAGAAGAGAAAGCGGCAAAAAACGTCCGACGATGCGGGCGACGCGTTGTCGGAGGCCAGTCTGCTGGCGATGGGAACTGCGGAGGGTACCGTTCTGCTCTACAGTCTAACCAGAGGAGACCTACACAGCGAACTA ACGGGAGGTCACACAGCAGCCGTGAACGGCATCTCGTGGCACGCCAGTTCGGACTCGCTGTTCAGCGTTTCCGACGACCAGCACATCGTTCACTGGAGCGTCTCCTCATGCAAGGTTAAAAG CAAATGGAAAGCCGATCGTCACTGTGTGTACGCTGTTGCTGCCGTCGACGCCAACACAGTCCTCACGGCCAGCAGCAGTATCAAGTGGTGGAACGTAGACACGAAATCAATCGTAATG AAGTTCACAGGTCACGTGACCGAGGTGAGGCAGATTCTGCCCGTGTCCGTGCCCAGCAAGAGCGGCGAGGTGAGGACCTACTTTCTGACGTGTGCGGCCAACGACCGGCAAGTGAGTGCATG GCACCTCGAGAAAGGAGCTGGTTCAAGCTCGTTAGCCAACTTCGTGCTGTCGGAGGAAGCGGTACACATCAGTGTTTCACATTCATCAGAAAACAAG ACGGCGCACCTCTCGGCGGTGACCAAGTCCGGCGCACTACACATATTCGAGCTGCAGCTGAATGG GCGCTGCAAGACACCCATGCAGCCCAAGTACACGGTGCAGGTGGCCACCGAGACCCAGAACGGTCGGGCCCCCAAGCCGCAGCCGGTGGCCATCTTGGCCGCCGCTTTCTGCCCCACCGGTGATCGCCTGTTGCTCTGCTATAACACCTTCCTGCTGCCCAGCTTCGAGCATCTG AACATCGCAAAAGACCTGCGCGAACAAACGTGGCTTGTGCGGCAGGTGAAGCCCGCAGTTTCTTCTGCCGTTGAGGATGGCGTTTCCCAG GTCAAACAACCGGTGAAACCCTCTAGGGAAGTGACTTCACTGGCACCCGGTCACCTAGCGCCCAGCGCCGGCAAACGCAAGACACAAGCTGACTCGATGGGGCAG TTGCCGATGGAGGAGAGGCTGCTGGCTGTCACACAGGCGAGTGGCAAGGAGCCCCCGCGTGCAGACAACCTGTCACAACTActgctgcagggcctgcagaGTGAAGACCCGAGACTGCTAAAC AGCGTGCTACAGCGGACAGACGAGACGCTCCTGCGGAACACAGTGCGGCGGCTTCCTTTGTCCAGCGTCCTGTCTTTACTGAAAGAGCTGCAACAGCGGATGCACAGCCGAGGATCGGG TGTGTACCCTTACATGAAGTGGACCAAGACAGTGGTTTCAACGCACACCTCCTACCTGATGACG TGTAAGGAAGCCAACACACTGCTCAACCCGCTCCTCGAGCTTCTCGAAGCTCGGACCGAGATGTTCGAAAAGGTCTGCAGGCTCAGGGGCAAGGTGGACCTCATCATGGCACAG GTCGCAACGAGGCATGAGGATATGGACTTACCAACTGAGCCTCTCTGCGTCGTAAACGATG ACTCGTCAGATGATGACATTGACCAGGACGCAGAGCACTCTGACGACGAGGGAGAAGAG GGCGACATGTGGGAGCTGTCAGACGGCGACGAAAGAAGTCGGAGCGAAGCCGACGAGAACTCTGGCATGGAAGACGGAGAAGCCGACTCGATGCAAGAAAGCAGccaagacgaagacgaggacgatgGTTCGGACATTGCATGA
- the LOC119374160 gene encoding translin-associated protein X isoform X1 gives MTGEGKIHDKGHHSRGHDRGYDRGHNRGGHDRGSNWSSRNRQRKSDEKRNSDVDESLPVVQMFRAFQVELDDRYDRYERLVKLGRDVTIESKRIIFLLHRIMKDNQKDKVLAEADQKLCELSMFALREIAMELRGQSYYLYLRAFSPGIQEYIEALTFFHYIKDGHLVTLDEIHKNLVYIEQAEEAESEMADESASETPPGKFSLEITPLDYMLGIADLTGELMRKCINAVGQGDLEEPFVLCRFLRDMYTGFLSFGNTGGREINRKVWTLFQSVRKVENACYTIKVRGSEVPNHVLADMFCAPFPEKESPDCG, from the exons ATGACGGGTGAAGGCAAAATTCACGACAAGGGTCACCACAGTCGAG gtcatGACAGAGGTTACGACAGGGGACATAACAGAGGGGGCCACGACAGGGGGAGTAATTGGTCCTCGCGCAACAGGCAGCGCAAGTCCGACGAAAAACGGAACTCGGACGTCGACGAGTCCCTGCCCGTGGTCCAGATGTTCAGGGCGTTCCAGGTGGAACTGGACGACCGCTACGACCGTTACGAGCGCCTCGTCAAGCTGGGCCGCGACGTGACCATCGAGAGCAAGCGCATCATCTTCCTGCTTCATCGCATAATGAA GGATAACCAGAAGGACAAGGTGCTCGCCGAAGCGGACCAGAAGCTCTGCGAGCTCAGCATGTTCGCACTGCGAGAGATTGCGATGGAACTGAGGGGGCAGAGCTATTACCTGTACCTCAGGGCGTTTTCACCAG GTATTCAAGAGTACATCGAAGCGCTGACCTTCTTCCACTACATCAAGGATGGCCACCTGGTCACCCTGGACGAGATCCACAAGAACCTGGTGTACATAGAACAGGCAGAG GAAGCCGAAAGCGAGATGGCCGACGAGTCCGCGTCCGAGACGCCGCCCGGCAAGTTCTCCCTGGAGATCACTCCGCTGGACTACATGCTGGGCATCGCTGACCTGACAGGCGAGCTGATGCGCAAGTGCATCAACGCGGTCGGCCAGGGAGACCTGGAGGAACCGTTCGTGCTGTGCCGTTTCCTGCGGGACATGTACACGGGTTTCCTCAGCTTCGGCAACACCGGCGGTCGAGAGATCAACCGCAAGGTTTGGACGCTCTTCCAGAGCGTCCGCAAGGTCGAAAACGCCTGCTACACCATCAAGGTCCGCGGGTCGGAGGTTCCGAACCACGTGCTGGCCGACATGTTCTGCGCTCCGTTTCCCGAGAAGGAATCTCCGGACTGCGGTTGA